The window CGGCGCCATCGAGAGCATCTTCTCGGTCCTGGCCATCCGCGATCAGATCGCCCCGCCGACCATCAACCTGGACGATCCCGAGCACGAGACGGTCATCGATCTGGTCCCACACAAGGGCAAGCCGATGAAGATCGATGTCGCCATGTCCAACAGCTTCGGCTTCGGCGGCACCAATGCGGCCGTGATCTTCAAGAAGGTCGACTGATTTGGCCAAGGCTCCGTCGCGTCGCACCCCCAAGGTTCGCATTCCCAAGAACCGCGTGCCGAAACGGGGCGGCGGAGCACCTAAATCCAGCCTGGGCGTCGGCCTGATCACCGCTGCCGGGACGCTGGGCGTCTTTGTCCTGGCCGCCCTGATCGGCCTGTGGGTCGTCTACTGGGGACCGGGCCCGTCAGCGAAAGAGGGCGACGCCACCGTGGTCACCCTGCCGTCAGGCGCGGGCGTTCCGGCCATCGCGGCGAGCCTGAAGTCGGCGGGCGTGATCCGCTCGACCGACCTGTTCCGCGCCGCCGTCAGCCTGAGCGGCGCCGACCGCAAGATCCGCGCGGGCGAGTATGAGGTGCCGTCGGGCGCCTCTCTGGCGACGGTGGTGGGCCTGCTGGTCGACGGCAAGGCGGTGCGCCACTACGTGACCCTTCCGGAAGGCTGGTCCAGCGCCCAGGCGGTCGATATCCTGATGAAGCAGCCGGTCCTGACCGGCGAGGTCGAGGTGCCCGCCGAGGGCAGCCTGTGGCCCGACACCTATGAGGTTTCGCGCGGCGAGACACGCGCCTCGGTCATTGCCCGCATGCAGCGCGCCGCCAAGACCAAGCTGGACGCCCTGTGGCCGACGCGCTCGCCTGCCAGCATCGTCACGACGCCGGAAGAAGCTCTTGTTCTGGCTTCCATCGTCGAGAAGGAGACGGGCCTGGCCTCGGAACGACCCGAGGTGGCGGCGGTCTTCACCAACCGTCTGCGGTTGGGGATGCGGCTGGAGAGCGATCCGACCATCGTCTATGGCGTGACCAAGGGCCGTCCGCTGGGACGCGGCATCCGCGCCTCGGAACTGCGCGCCCAGACGCCGTGGAACACCTATCTGATCGACGGTCTGCCGCCGACGCCCATCGCCAACCCCGGCGAAGAGGCGCTGAAGGCCGTGCTGAACCCGCCGCGTTCGGAATACGTCTTCTTCGTCGCCGACGGCACGGGCGGCCACGTCTTCGCCCGCACCTATCCCGAGCACCTGTTGAACGTGGCGCGCTGGCGCGAGATCGAGCGCCGTAAGGCGGGCTTGCCGCCGGGCCAGGCCGCCTCGGTTCCCGGCGCCGCGCCGACGCCGATGGGCGAGCCGGCGGCTGCGCCCGTGGTCATTCCGCCGGGCGCCAAGGTGATCTCGGTTCCCGCGGCGGTCCCGCAATGAGCACGATTTCGGGCATGACCGGCTTCGGTCGAGCCGACGGGGCGCTGGACGGCTGGACCTGGACGGTCGAGGCGCGCTCGGTCAACGGACGCTCGCTGGAGGTCCGCTATCGCGGTCCGGGAACCTTCGAGAACCTGGAACGACTGGCAAAGGCGGCGGCGCAGGCGCGTCTGAATCGCGGACAGGTGACGCTGGGCGTTCAGGCCAAGCGGGCCGAGGGCGGCGAGCCCGCGCCGCGCGTCAACGAGGCCGTTCTGGCGACCTATCTGAAGCTGGCGAACCAGTTGGCGGAGGAGGGGGCGACCCCGCCCTCGGCCGACGGCCTTCTTTCCCTGCGCGGCGTCATCGAGGCGGCCGAAGAGGTCGAGGACCCTGAGGCCCACGCCGCCGTCGAGGCCGCCATCACAGCCACCATCGAACAGGCGCTGGACGCCCTGAAGCTGTCGCGTCAGCGCGAGGGCGAGCAGTTGACCCCGGTCATCCACGACTTCGTCGGGACCATCGAGGCCCTGACGGCGCGCGCCGAGCTGGAGGCTTCCAGCCAGACCGAGGCGATCCGCGAACGCTTCACCCGCCGGATCAGCGAACTGGCCCCCGACGCGCCGGGTCTGGACGAGCGAATCTTCCTCGAAGCCGCGGCTCTCGCCACCAAGGCAGACGTGCGCGAGGAGCTGGATCGCCTGAGCGCGCACGTCGCCTCGGCCCGCACACTGTTGCAGCAACCCCCCGCCGGGCGAAAACTCGACTTCCTGATGCAGGAATTCATGCGCGAAGCGAACACGCTCTGCTCGAAATCCGCTACCACGCCGCTCACCGGAATCGGCCTCGAACTGAAGGCCGTCATCGAGCAGCTTCGAGAACAAGTTCAGAATGTCGAATAACCGCACCCCCCGCCGTGGCGTCCTGCTGATCGTGGCCAGTCCGTCGGGGGCCGGGAAAACCTCGCTGTGCCGCCGCCTGATGGCCGACCACAAGGGGCTGGAGCTGTCGGTGTCGATGACCACGCGCGGCATCCGCCCCGGCGAGGTCGACGGCCGCGACTATCACTTCGTCACCCATGAGGAATTCCAGCGTCTGATCGACGCCGACGCCTTCCTGGAGTGGGCCGACGTGCACGGCAACCGCTACGGCTCGCCGCGCGCGCCCGTGGACCGGGCCCTGGCCGAGGGCCGCGACGTCCTGTTCGACATTGACTGGCAAGGCGCCCGCGACGTGGCCGAGAAATGCCCTGGCGACGCCGTCCGCGTCTTCGTCCTGCCGCCCAGCCTGGAAGAGCTGCGCCGCCGTCTGGTGACGCGCTCGCAGGACGCCGAGGACGTGATCGAGCGCCGCGTCGCCAACGCCAAGGGCGAGATCGAGCACTGCGACGAGTTCGACTACGTCCTGGTCAACGAGGACTTCGACCGTTCCTACGCTGAGCTGGCCCACATCTATCACGCCGAGCGCAGCCGTCGTCATCGCAACCTGTGGGTCGACGCCTACAAGAGCGCCCTGATGAAGGAAGTGGTCTGATCGCCTAGCGGAAGACCACCCGCACGCCCGGCTTGACCCGCGACGCCAGTTGCTCGGCGTCCCAGTTGGTCAGGCGGACACAGCCGCTGGAGAAGGTCTTGCCGACCTTGGACGGGTCCGGCGTGCCGTGGATGCCATAGGTGTCGCGCGACAGGTCGATCCACACCGAACCGACCGGATTGTTCGGCCCCGGCGGCACGATGACCTTGCGGTCCCCCCGGTCGTAGCTACCCGGTCGGGGTCGTAGGTGTAGTTGGGTTCGGGCGCGACGCCGACCACGCTCAGGTCGCCCGAGGGCGCGGGTCGGGCCGAACTGCCGATGGTGGCCGGATAAAAGGCCAGCAGTTTGTCGTCGGCGTCATAGGCGCGGACCGAGCGTTCGGTCTTGTCCACCACGATCCGGGCCACGTCGGCGGTCAGGTCCGTCTGGGCGACGGCGGCGACGACGATGGTCTGGCCCGCCTTGCCGAAATCGACGCCGGGGTTGAGGACGCGCAGCAGGCCCTCGGTCATGTGAAACTTCTCGGCGAAGGCTTCCAGCGGCGTGGCGTAGCCGACGGTCGCCAGCTTGGACATGGCCTGCAGGTCGGACGGGACCTGACCAATGAAGGGGCCGGTCAGGTCGGCGGCGGTGATGACGTAGTCGGCCAGCACCTTGCCGTTGTCGCCTGCGGTCAGGCGGCGGAAGACCTCGGCGTCCAGAACGCCGTCCTCAGGCAGGCCGGCGGCCTTCTCGAAGGCGGCGATGGCCTGACGCGTGTTGTCGCCGCCCAGACCGTCGATCACGCCCGGCGAGAAGTTGGCGCGGTCCAGCAGGATCTGCGCGCGGGCGATGGCGGGATCGGGCGCGGCAGGCGTAGTTGCGCCGTTCGCAGCGGGCGGAGGGGCGGCCTCGAACACCGCCGCCTCTATGGCCTCTCGCGACAGGGCGGGAACCGTCGAGGCAGCGGCGGGCTGTTCGGGCTTTGGCGTCTCGGCGGGTGATCCGCAGGCGGTCAGGGCGACCAGGGCGAAGGGCAGGGCGGCGGAGGCGACGAGACGCGATTTCAGCATGAAAGCTCCGAAGGTTTCGGGGCTTGTCGAACGTCCCTAGGCGCTGAGGCGTTCCTCGGAAGCCGCCGTTCGCGCCGCGAAGAAGGGCTTCACGCGGTTGAGCGCGTCCTCAACCTGCGCTGTCGAGACGGCGAAGCTGAAGCGGATGAAGCGGTGGCCGTTGACAGGGTCGAAGTCGACGCCGGGCGCCGTTGCCACGCCGGTTTCGCGCAGCAGGGCCTCGCAGAAACCGATGCTGTCGTCGGTCAGATGGCCGATGTCGGCGTAGATGTAGAAGGCGCCGTCCGGCGGGGCGATGGAGCGCAGGCCCATGGCGGGCAGGGCGTCGAGCATCAAGGCGCGGTTGGCGCGATAGACGTCGATGTTGGCCTCCAGCTCCTCCTCCTCGTCCATGGCGATCAGGCCGGCGTGCTGGCTGAGAGTGGCGGGGGTCAGGAACATGTTGCCGACGCGGGCGCGGGCCTGGGGCACCTCGGCCTCGGGCAGGATCAGCCAGCCCAGACGCCAGCCCGCCATGCTCCAGTATTTGGAGAAGCTGTTGACGATCAATGCGTTCGGCTCGAACTGCAGCATCGACGGGGTCGGGCCGACATAGGACAGGCCGTGGTAGATCTCGTCCGAGATGACCGAGATGTTCCGCTCGCGGCAGACCTCGGCGATGGCCTTCAGCTCGGCCTCGGGGATGATGGTGCCGGTCGGGTTGGCGGGGCTGGCGATGATGACGCCGGCGGGGGCCGGGTCCAGCGCGCGCAGGGCCTCGGCGGTCAGCTGGAAGCGCACCTCGGGGCCGCAGTCGATCTCGACCGGCTCCATGTGCAGGGCCTTCAGCGTGTTGCGATAGGCGACGTAGCCGGGACGGGCGATGGCCACCCGGTCGCCAGGCTGGAAACGCATCATCAGCGCCAGCACCAGGGCGGGGGATGCGCCCGCCGTCATGACCACCCGCTCGGGATCGACGCTTACGCCGTAACGGTCGTCGTACAGCTTGGCGATGCGGGCGCGTAAGGAAGGGCTTTCCCAGTAGCCGCCGGGCTCGCTGTCCAGAATGCGGTGGGCCTGGGCGATGGCGGCGGCGGGCGCGCCGGTCGAGGGCTGGCCGAACTCCATGTGGATGATGGAGCGGCCCTGGGCCTTCAGTTCATGGGCCAGACGGCTGACGCTAATGGCGCGGAAGGGGTCAATGGTTACTGCGGTCATCGTCGTGCAATCTTCCCCGGAAGACGTCCGGTAGCGATCAAGAACAGGAATAGGGCGGCGCCGCCAGCCGCAAGCAGACCGCCCGCGATACGGGGGTTCTGATCCAGCCAGAAGTCCGGGTTGCCTACCCAATCATCATAGGGCGTGGAAAGGCAAAGCCAGATGTAGGCCGCAGCGAGGGTGTGGCAAACCAAGGCGTAGCCGAGGCTGCGAACCGCAGCCCTGCGCCCCTGAGGCAAGGAGCCGAGAAAGGCGACCGCCAATGACGGCGCAAGGATGACAGGCCATATGGAGAAGCTGCTGCTTGCGCGTGAGAAGCCCGACCCCATTCCATAGAAAACGTACTCTGCCAGAAGTTGGAGGCCGACCGCCATCATGACCAGCACGAAGGATGCGATCTGAATGCCAGCTCCCAACGATGGGGATCGCTTCACGGCTTAGTGGGTGCCAGGGCATCGGCCAGGCGCAGGAAGCCGGCGATGTCGATGACTTCGGCGCGGGCGTCGGGTTCGATGCCGGCGGCCTCGCACAGGGCGGCGCCGCCGAGCTGTTTCAGGCTGGAGCGCAGCATCTTGCGGCGCTGGCCGAAGGCGGCGGCGGTGACGCGTTCCAGCTTCTTCAGCCGCTCGGGCGAGGGGCGTTCGGCCTTCGGCACGACGTGGACAACCGCAGAGGCCACCTTGGGCGGGGGGGTGAAGGCGGCGGCGGGCAGGTGCATGACGATGCGCGCCTCGGCCACGGCCTGGGTGATGACGGCCAGGCGGCCATAGGCGTCGTCGCCGGGGGCGGCCACGACGCGCTCGGCCACCTCCTTCTGGAACATCAGGGTCAGGGCGCAGGGCGTCCAGGGGCCGGTCAGCCACTTGATCAGCAGGGGGGTGCCGACGTTGTAGGGCAGGTTCGACACCAGATGGGCCGGGCCCTCGACCAGTTGGGCTTCGCGTACGTTCAGGGCGTCGCCCTCGACGATGGTCAGGCGGCCCGAGCCGTCGTCCAGTTCGCTGAGCAACGGGATGAAGCGGGGGTCCTTCTCGACCAGCACCACCTTGCCGGCGTCGCTTTCCAGAATGGCGCGAGTCAGGCCGCCGGGGCCGGGGCCGACCTCGATCACGGACCGGCCCTCGAAGGGACCGGCGTAGCGGACGATCTTGCGCGTCACATTGAGGTCCAGCAGGAAATGCTGGCCGAAGCTCTTCTTGGCCAGCAGGCCGTGGGCGTCGAGCGTTTCGCGAAGGGAGGGAAGGTCCGTCATACGGAGGCCTTAGCGCGTGGCGCGCGCCGCCGCCATCTCTGAAGCCAGTCGCACGGCGGCGATGAAGCTGTCGGCGCGGGCGATCCCCTTGCCTGCGATGTCGAAGCCTGTGCCGTGGTCGGGCGAGGTGCGGACGATGGGCAGGCCGAGGGTGGCGTTGACCCCGCCCCAGAAGTCCAGCGTCTTGACGGGGATCAGGGCCTGATCGTGATAGAGGCAGACCGTCGCATCATAGCGGGCTCTAGCCTCGTCATGGAACAGGGTGTCGGCGGGCAGCGGATCGGTGATGTCGATCCCTTCGGCGCGCAGGGCGGCGGCGGCGGGGCGCAGGACCTCGACTTCCTGAAGCCCGATCGAGCCGCCTTCGCCTGCATGGGGGTTCAGGGCGGCCATGGCCAGGCGCGGGGCGGCAATGCCGAAATCGCGCTTCATGGATTCGTGGACGACATGGGCGACGCGCATGACGCGTTCTGCGGTCACCAGTTCCGGAAGCTGATCAATGGCGACATGAATGGTGACCAGGCAGGCGCGCAGATCCTTGGCCGTCAGCATCATGACCGGGCCGCGGGTGCCGTTGAAGGGCATGTCGGCGGTCAGTTCGGCGACGAACTCGGTGTGGCCGGGAAAGCGGAAGCCCGAGGCGTACATGGGCGCCTTGGCGATGGGGGCCGTCACGATGCCGCAGGCCTCGCCAGAGAGGGTCAGGTCGACGGCGCGCTCGATCCAGTCGGCCACGGCGGGAGCATTGCGCGGGTCGGGCTGTCCTGGCGTCACGGGCGCCGGGGCGGGGGCGTGAAGGACCGGGATGGCGCGACCGAAGACGGCGGCGGCTTCGGAGGGGCTGAAGACCTGCTCGACCGGTGCGCCCTGGGCCGTTAGGACGTCAGCGTCGCCGATGACGGCGAAGGGAACGACGGGGGCCAGTGGACCGGGTTGCGTAGCCAGGATGGGCCAGGCGCGCGCGATGATCTCCGGCCCCACGCCGGCGGGGTCGCCCATCGTGACGATGAGCGGCCGCATCGTCATTACTGCTTGATCTCGATCAGGGCGTCCGCCCGCAGGTCACGCAGATAGCGTCGGCCCAGCATGGCGTAGTTCTGATTTTGCAGGCGGGATTCGACCTGTTGGGCCGAGGGGGCTTCCGGTCCGCCCAGGCGACGGCCGCAGACGGCTAGCAGGTGAACACCGAGAGGGCTGCGCACCACGCTGCTGATCGAGCCGATCTCGGCCGAACGCGCGACCTGTTGGAACTGCGGCAGCAGATTGGCGACATCGCTTTCACCGAGATCCGCGCCCAGCAGACCCTGCTCAGTGCGTGCGCGTTCCAGGATGTTATCGCAGGTCAGGCCAGCGCGGATGGTTTCCAGACGCTGGCTCGCAGCGGCCACATCAGCCTCACTGGCGGTTTCCGGCAATTCGACCATGACCTGTTTCATCTGCACCAAGCTGGTGGCCGCGCCCGAACGCTTGTCGCGCATGTACAGGATGTAGACGCCGCCATCGACGGGGATGGGATTTGACAACTGGCCGACTTCGAGAGTCTCCATGACCTGTTGCAGGGCGGGCTGGGTCGAACCCTGAACCACCCAGCCGGCATCGCCGCCGCGCGCAGCCGACGGCGCTGCGGAAAACTGACGGGCCACGGCCATGAAGGGCGCGCCCTGAATCATCTGCTGCACCAGTTGCCGGGCGCCGTTCATGGCTTCCTGCATGCCGCCGACGCGGTTGGCTTCGATGTAGATTTCGCCCACCAAGTACTGGGGCTTGGTCGCAGATTCCGTCATCTGGCGCATCGCCTGGTTGACCTGGGCGCGGGTCACCTTGGCGCGATCACGGAAACGGCCGCCAACCAGATCACGCCAGCCGATCTCCGTGCGCAGGAATTCCCGGAAGGGCTGAGGCCGAATGCCCCCCTGTTCCAGGAAGGCCATGTAGCTTTCCGGCGAGGCTCCGGCCTCACGGGCCATGCCTGCGATTTCCTGATCGATTTCGGCGTCGCTGATCTTGAGCTGCTCGAACTTGGCGATTTCGGCCGCTTGCAGGTGCTGTTCGATGAGGTCGTTCAACGCCTGTTGCTGGATGGCGCCGATGTTCTCTTCGGTCGGCTGGACCTGGGTCATGGCCATCAGCACCAGCATGCGCTGACGCAGGTCATAGCCGGTGATGATGCGGTCGTTGACGGTGGCGATGATCCCGTCCGCCATACGGAATTGGGGTGCGGCCGCTGCGACGCGCTGCGGGGCTTCCTCAGCGGCGGGATTCAGATTGCCGGCAGCCGGAGCGGGCTGAGCCGGGGCCGTCTGGGCCACTGACTGTCCGACAGCCGTACAGGCCATGAGCGCGGCCATTGCAACGCCGGTCGTGTAACGCATCAAACGCATCTTCAGTCCTGATTCCCTAAGCGGTCTTGACCCGGTCCCGGCGACGCCCTCGAGCGTTCCAGGCCCTGTAGGGCGCACGCCCCTGCACGCCATGCTTACCGCATATCATTTCGATCATAGCCTGAACCTCCAAAAGTGGCGAGGTTAAGTCTGATATAGACGCCTTCCGAGGGCCCTGTCGGGCGCACGGTCGTATTATCCCGGCGCCATCCCAGTTCGAACCGGAAGCAGTCGTCGTCGAACAACAGGCCGATCTCCGACCGTGTGACGACATCCCGTTCCAGGTCGGCGATGCCGTTTACGGCGACGCCCCAATTGCCGTGGATGAACTGCTGGCCGGAAAGCTGAACGAACTCATAGTTGCGGTTCAGCGGGCCGCTGACCGGATTTGAGCGATCGATGATGTAGCTCAGGCTGGCGAGGTTGCGGCGTCCCCAGCGTCCATCGACCGTGGTTTCCGCGCGGCGGACCTCGGCATTGCCGTCCACGGTGGCGTGGAACCAGCCGCGGATGCGGTCGGATGGAGAGAAGGTGGCCTGGACAACCCAGTCCGTTGTCCGTGATGCGACGCCGGAAGGATCGTAGAGTTTCGCCGGATCGTCGGGAACAGGCGTAAGAAACTCTCGCTGATCGTCCGCACGCATGGATCGCCCGATGAACAGGCTGGCCGAACGCACGTCGTCCCAGTGCAGGGTAGCGCGGGCGCCGGCGGTAAACCGCAGTCCGCCTTCCATCAGATCCTGCCCCGGGAAGCGGTCCATGCGGAACAGGGAGGTTTCGTCCAGTTCCAACGTCTGACTGTCCTCATTGGGAATGCGAGGGTCCAGATCGGCGTCGGTTGAAGCCGAAAGCTGGGCCATCGGTTCGAGAATCAGGTCGGAGGAGGCGCTGAGCCGGCGGTACAGCGGGTAGCTGACGTCCACGCCGACGCTGGCGCGGCCGCGCGTGAGAACGTCGGATTTTTGGGCCAGCATCGGCGGCAGGTCGTCCACGGAATAGACATCCATGCGACCGTCCACGAAGGGTTCCCACCGTATGCCCGAGGGCGTGATGATGGTGCGGCGCCAATCCACCTGTCCGGTGATGCGACGGCTGTCCACGCCGGGCAAGCCGTCGGTCGGGCCGTTCGGGATCAGTTCCGGCCGCAGGGTCGGAAAACCGACATAGGCGTCGCGCGTCAGGGCGACGGCGGACCCGCGCAGGCGCAGTCGTCCGCCGAACACCGGGCCTTCCGGCTCCCATCGAGCATCGACGATGGGGGCCACCAGCGGGAGCGTGTTCTCGCGCTCGAAGACCTTGAAGCCGTCGGGGTCGCGGAAGTCGGTCGCCGAGTAGCGCGGGTCCAGGCGCAGGCTCTGGATCGAGAATGCGGCGATGGACACATAGGATCGTTCGCTCTGGCGCTCGGCGTAGACCTGGCTGATCAGGCGGCGGCGATCGCCGTAATAGAGGCCGTTGTCCTGATAGGGCGAACTGACGTCATAACGGTCGAAGAGGGTCTTGTCGGACACCCGTTCGGCGGTGAAGCCAAAGCGCCAGGGACCTTCAGGATCGAACTTGCCGTGGGCCAGCAGGTAGCTGCGGCTGGTGCGGTCGCCGAAGCGGACGTTGCTTTCAGTGTCGCCGTCGCCGTCCAGATCGAAATCGCCGAAGCTGCGACCGTAGGTGTAGCCGCCGCGCGCCACAATGGTTCCGTTGTCGAACCGGCGTCGCCATTGCAGATTCAGCAAGGGGGCGACCTTGGTGTTGATCTGCGGGCTGAACAACCAGTCCTCGGACGGCGAAACCACCAGCAGGTAGGGAATCTCGACCGAGCCGCCGCGGCCTTCGTCCCAGTCCACGCGGGGGATTAGGAAGCCGGAGGCGCGATCGACGCTGGGATCGGGATGCGCGAAGGCCGGCAGATAGAAGACCGGCACGCCGCCGATCCGGAACACGACGTCGCGGTACAGGATGGCCCGCAGGTCCTGATCCTGGACCGCCTTGTCGGCCTCGATCGAGATGCTGGGCTGCTTCGGCCCGTCGACGTCGCAGATCGGGCAGGGCGTGAAGATCACCCGGTTCAGTTCGCTGACGTTTTCAGAACGGCGTACGGCGGTAGCGGCCATCAGGCTGGCGCCGTTGGCGAGGCGCATGGCCAGGTCCGTAGCCACCCCGGCCTTGAAATCCCCATCCAGTTCGACGCGGCTGGCGTGCAGAACCGAACCGTCAGGCGCAACCACTTCGGCGTGGCCGGATGCGGTCGCGACACCGCTTTTCAGATCATAGGTGACCGCCTCGGCGCGGATGCTGTGGTCGCGTGTCCGGGCGAAGACGCGATCCTCGGGCGTGCCGCTGGCGGTCACGATGTCGCCCTCGCGGCTGGCCGCCTCGGCGTTGACATAGAGGCTGCCGGGCGTCAGCCCGTCCGCGCCGGGCTCTGGCGTGGCTACGGGGACCGGAGTCGGCGCGGGCGCATTGGCGTCCTGGGCCAGGGTGGGCAAGGCGGGCAGGCACGCGATCAGCGCCACGCCGGCCAGGAGCCGGACGCGCAGGGCTCCCTCTCGGGGTATGCGGCGATCACTCATGCGGAATCCACTCATTGCCGGGGCGACCGGAAACCGTCCGATTAGCCGTCTTCGGTATAGAACAGCAAGGTAAAGGCGGCGAGGGCCGTCAAGACCGGTGGAAGCCAGGCCGCCAGGAAGGGCGGCACAACCTCGGCCGAGCCCATCGCCGACGAAAACTGGTTCACGAAGAAGAAGGCGAAGCCCAGCACCACAGCCGCCACGGTCATCTTGGCCAGGTCACCCAGGCGCATCAGGCGCAGTGAAAAGGCGGCGGCCAGAATCGACATGGCGGCGAACATCAGCGGCGTGGCCAACAGCTGTTGCAGGCGCAGACGATAGGCGGTCGAGGCGAAGCCGGCGTCCTCGATTCGCTGGATCTGGTTCGGCAAGGACCAGAAGGGCGTCGACTGGGGCCGGGCGAAACGCTGGAAGGCTTCCTCGTCCGCCAGGTTCGACGGCAGGTCGAGGGTGGCGTAGCGCACCGCGCGCTGTCCCGTCTGGGCGCCCGTGGCGTTGGTCAGACGCCAGCGGCCGGCGGTGAGCGAGGCTGTAGTGGCGTCGATCCGTTCGGAGAAGGTGCGGCGGCCGTCCGCTGTGGTGGTGTAGATGAAGAAACTGGCGTCCAGCAGGCGTCCGCTGGCCGGGTCCTGCTGGCCCCCGCGAATGATCATCTGACGCGCGGCGTCGCCTTCACGCAGCCAGACGGCCTGCTGCGCGTCGGACCCTGGCGTCGAGCCTGAGATGCGGCCGCGCTCACGTTGCCATAGCCCGTCGCCGGCGGCGGCCATGGGACCGAAGACGGTGACGCTGAGAACGCCCAGCACCAGGGCGGCGCCTGCGGCCGGCAAGACGAATCGCCAGGCGGAGACACCCGCCGCGCGCATGGCGATCAGCTCGCTGCGCCGGTTCAGGCCGACAAAGGCCGCCAAGGTTCCGAACAGGAAGACAAAGGGCAGAAGCTGGATGATGACGGTCGGCGACTTCAGCAGCACCAGGCCGAAGATGCGTGCGCCGGACAATTCGCCGGACGAGTTCAGGCCGCGCGACACCTCGACAAAGTCGATCAGCATCACCAGGGCCGATATGACGGCCAGGGCGACAGCCAGGGCGCGGAGCTGCTGGGCGAGGACGTAGCGTTCGATGCGGCCGAGACGGATCCTCATGCGAACCTCGCCTTGAAGCGTTCATAGGGCGCCCAGACGCGCCGTCGATGCGGCTTCAGCGCGCGGAACAACAGCCGCAGGGCCACGAAACAGGTCGCCAGAGGCAGCAGATATTGCAGCAGGTTCAACGCCCCGTTCCAGGCGCTGGCGGCGACCAGTCCGTAGCCGATGACGCGCACCACCAGAAAGACGCCGGCCGCCTTGGCGATGCGTCCGCTATAGCCGGTGCGGCTGAAAGAACCGCCGAGGATGGCCGTCAGGGCGAGGGCCATGGCCGCCAGGGCGTAGAGAGGCGAGGACAGACGCGAGTGGGCCTCGGCCAGAAGTTCGCCGCGCGATCCCGCGCTTTCCAACTGGGCAGGAGTGGGGTCGATCAGCTCGGTCAGCCACAGGTCCGACGGCTTGAAACGGATGCGCTCGCTGGTCTTGGCGTAGGGAGACAGATCGAACACCTGCTGGTCGAAGGACAGCTGGTTCAGCACGTCGCGCGACGAATAGCGCTGCATCGATCCGTTCTGCATGGTCAGGATCGGCACGCCGTCGATCCGGCCGAAGCGGGCCGTTTCGGCGTCCCAGGTCGTCACTGTCTTGCCGTTGTCCAGATAGACGAACAGGTTTTTCAGCAGGCCGTTCTGTTCGATCTGCTGCACATAGACGGTCAGGCCGCCGG of the Brevundimonas pondensis genome contains:
- a CDS encoding pyridoxal phosphate-dependent aminotransferase — translated: MTAVTIDPFRAISVSRLAHELKAQGRSIIHMEFGQPSTGAPAAAIAQAHRILDSEPGGYWESPSLRARIAKLYDDRYGVSVDPERVVMTAGASPALVLALMMRFQPGDRVAIARPGYVAYRNTLKALHMEPVEIDCGPEVRFQLTAEALRALDPAPAGVIIASPANPTGTIIPEAELKAIAEVCRERNISVISDEIYHGLSYVGPTPSMLQFEPNALIVNSFSKYWSMAGWRLGWLILPEAEVPQARARVGNMFLTPATLSQHAGLIAMDEEEELEANIDVYRANRALMLDALPAMGLRSIAPPDGAFYIYADIGHLTDDSIGFCEALLRETGVATAPGVDFDPVNGHRFIRFSFAVSTAQVEDALNRVKPFFAARTAASEERLSA
- the pdxA gene encoding 4-hydroxythreonine-4-phosphate dehydrogenase PdxA; the encoded protein is MTMRPLIVTMGDPAGVGPEIIARAWPILATQPGPLAPVVPFAVIGDADVLTAQGAPVEQVFSPSEAAAVFGRAIPVLHAPAPAPVTPGQPDPRNAPAVADWIERAVDLTLSGEACGIVTAPIAKAPMYASGFRFPGHTEFVAELTADMPFNGTRGPVMMLTAKDLRACLVTIHVAIDQLPELVTAERVMRVAHVVHESMKRDFGIAAPRLAMAALNPHAGEGGSIGLQEVEVLRPAAAALRAEGIDITDPLPADTLFHDEARARYDATVCLYHDQALIPVKTLDFWGGVNATLGLPIVRTSPDHGTGFDIAGKGIARADSFIAAVRLASEMAAARATR
- a CDS encoding peptidylprolyl isomerase: MRYTTGVAMAALMACTAVGQSVAQTAPAQPAPAAGNLNPAAEEAPQRVAAAAPQFRMADGIIATVNDRIITGYDLRQRMLVLMAMTQVQPTEENIGAIQQQALNDLIEQHLQAAEIAKFEQLKISDAEIDQEIAGMAREAGASPESYMAFLEQGGIRPQPFREFLRTEIGWRDLVGGRFRDRAKVTRAQVNQAMRQMTESATKPQYLVGEIYIEANRVGGMQEAMNGARQLVQQMIQGAPFMAVARQFSAAPSAARGGDAGWVVQGSTQPALQQVMETLEVGQLSNPIPVDGGVYILYMRDKRSGAATSLVQMKQVMVELPETASEADVAAASQRLETIRAGLTCDNILERARTEQGLLGADLGESDVANLLPQFQQVARSAEIGSISSVVRSPLGVHLLAVCGRRLGGPEAPSAQQVESRLQNQNYAMLGRRYLRDLRADALIEIKQ
- the gmk gene encoding guanylate kinase; its protein translation is MSNNRTPRRGVLLIVASPSGAGKTSLCRRLMADHKGLELSVSMTTRGIRPGEVDGRDYHFVTHEEFQRLIDADAFLEWADVHGNRYGSPRAPVDRALAEGRDVLFDIDWQGARDVAEKCPGDAVRVFVLPPSLEELRRRLVTRSQDAEDVIERRVANAKGEIEHCDEFDYVLVNEDFDRSYAELAHIYHAERSRRHRNLWVDAYKSALMKEVV
- the mltG gene encoding endolytic transglycosylase MltG — encoded protein: MAKAPSRRTPKVRIPKNRVPKRGGGAPKSSLGVGLITAAGTLGVFVLAALIGLWVVYWGPGPSAKEGDATVVTLPSGAGVPAIAASLKSAGVIRSTDLFRAAVSLSGADRKIRAGEYEVPSGASLATVVGLLVDGKAVRHYVTLPEGWSSAQAVDILMKQPVLTGEVEVPAEGSLWPDTYEVSRGETRASVIARMQRAAKTKLDALWPTRSPASIVTTPEEALVLASIVEKETGLASERPEVAAVFTNRLRLGMRLESDPTIVYGVTKGRPLGRGIRASELRAQTPWNTYLIDGLPPTPIANPGEEALKAVLNPPRSEYVFFVADGTGGHVFARTYPEHLLNVARWREIERRKAGLPPGQAASVPGAAPTPMGEPAAAPVVIPPGAKVISVPAAVPQ
- the rsmA gene encoding 16S rRNA (adenine(1518)-N(6)/adenine(1519)-N(6))-dimethyltransferase RsmA; amino-acid sequence: MTDLPSLRETLDAHGLLAKKSFGQHFLLDLNVTRKIVRYAGPFEGRSVIEVGPGPGGLTRAILESDAGKVVLVEKDPRFIPLLSELDDGSGRLTIVEGDALNVREAQLVEGPAHLVSNLPYNVGTPLLIKWLTGPWTPCALTLMFQKEVAERVVAAPGDDAYGRLAVITQAVAEARIVMHLPAAAFTPPPKVASAVVHVVPKAERPSPERLKKLERVTAAAFGQRRKMLRSSLKQLGGAALCEAAGIEPDARAEVIDIAGFLRLADALAPTKP
- a CDS encoding YicC/YloC family endoribonuclease, with amino-acid sequence MSTISGMTGFGRADGALDGWTWTVEARSVNGRSLEVRYRGPGTFENLERLAKAAAQARLNRGQVTLGVQAKRAEGGEPAPRVNEAVLATYLKLANQLAEEGATPPSADGLLSLRGVIEAAEEVEDPEAHAAVEAAITATIEQALDALKLSRQREGEQLTPVIHDFVGTIEALTARAELEASSQTEAIRERFTRRISELAPDAPGLDERIFLEAAALATKADVREELDRLSAHVASARTLLQQPPAGRKLDFLMQEFMREANTLCSKSATTPLTGIGLELKAVIEQLREQVQNVE
- a CDS encoding L,D-transpeptidase — its product is MPPGPNNPVGSVWIDLSRDTYGIHGTPDPSKVGKTFSSGCVRLTNWDAEQLASRVKPGVRVVFR